One stretch of Fibrobacter sp. UWH6 DNA includes these proteins:
- a CDS encoding ATP-binding protein, which produces MQVRIRMSLIYVGVLATIFAVYFSVQVFEETMEEQLQNSLRQNAHLIEAAYNQTPTKELKKFTTDSLRITLISKEGNVLFESDRESSKMENHLRRPEVISAFETGSGKGMRHSVTLDANIYYYALKLSDGNILRLGMRQANIQRAISRTTPYLLGLIGVIIVVSILITVGLSRAFVRPIKKLSEKLDDAEILDDDCLYKEIAPFVKTIRNKNRELAITIEKLHDEEQKTARLKDEFTANAAHELKTPLTTISGYAEMLETGIAKPEDTVRFAGKIHSEAKRMLSITNDIMTLSKLDKPGERTINLNESVDLWSVADNCISVLALNANKKNIMLSLQGDADSEIKGNGNLIFELIYNLVDNAIRYTNENGKVDVIVSKNSVSVMDNGIGIPEECKNRVFERFFRVDKSHSRETGGTGLGLAIVKHVAEVHHAKIEMKSIVGVGTEIKVEF; this is translated from the coding sequence ATGCAAGTACGAATCCGAATGAGTTTGATTTATGTGGGCGTACTCGCTACCATTTTTGCTGTTTATTTTTCTGTCCAAGTCTTTGAAGAGACCATGGAAGAACAGCTTCAAAATTCTTTACGCCAAAATGCCCATTTGATTGAAGCCGCGTATAACCAGACTCCTACGAAGGAATTGAAAAAGTTCACGACGGATTCATTACGCATCACGTTGATTTCCAAAGAAGGGAATGTTCTATTTGAAAGTGATCGGGAATCCAGTAAGATGGAAAATCATCTGCGTCGACCCGAGGTGATTTCCGCGTTTGAAACTGGCTCCGGAAAGGGAATGCGTCATTCGGTGACTTTGGATGCGAACATCTATTATTATGCCTTGAAACTTTCTGATGGAAATATATTGCGCCTTGGTATGCGTCAGGCTAATATCCAGCGGGCGATTTCCAGGACCACTCCTTATTTACTTGGACTGATTGGCGTTATCATTGTTGTTTCTATACTCATCACGGTGGGACTCAGCAGAGCCTTCGTGCGGCCTATTAAGAAACTTTCTGAAAAATTGGATGATGCGGAAATTCTTGATGATGATTGCTTGTATAAAGAAATCGCTCCTTTTGTAAAGACCATTCGGAATAAAAATCGCGAGCTAGCCATTACCATTGAAAAGCTTCACGATGAGGAGCAGAAAACAGCCCGTCTAAAAGATGAGTTTACTGCCAATGCTGCTCATGAATTAAAAACTCCGCTTACGACAATTTCGGGCTATGCGGAAATGCTGGAAACCGGAATCGCCAAGCCGGAAGATACTGTTCGTTTTGCGGGTAAAATTCATAGCGAAGCAAAACGCATGCTTTCCATCACCAACGACATCATGACCCTTTCCAAATTGGATAAGCCTGGTGAACGTACAATCAATCTCAATGAATCTGTGGATTTGTGGAGTGTGGCCGATAACTGCATTAGTGTCCTTGCGCTTAATGCCAATAAAAAGAATATCATGCTTTCGTTGCAAGGCGACGCAGATTCAGAAATTAAAGGCAATGGAAACTTGATTTTTGAATTGATCTACAATCTGGTGGATAATGCCATCCGTTACACCAATGAAAACGGCAAGGTGGATGTGATCGTTTCCAAGAATTCCGTTTCTGTTATGGACAATGGTATAGGCATTCCTGAAGAATGCAAGAACCGTGTTTTTGAACGTTTCTTCCGTGTGGACAAAAGCCACTCCCGCGAAACTGGCGGAACGGGCCTCGGCCTTGCCATCGTAAAGCATGTGGCCGAAGTTCATCACGCAAAAATAGAGATGAAATCTATTGTTGGCGTGGGAACGGAAATCAAGGTTGAATTTTAG
- a CDS encoding TetR/AcrR family transcriptional regulator encodes MTTKEVLLQQALILFRKEGYDATGVQKIADAAGVGKPTLYHYFGNKRGLLNALLSTHLEIFWKDFETAADYNHDVVKTLESVARVYFEFAKKDPEFYAWFLCMSNTPTEGDIHDEVLPLCEKQWTALSELFLAASKDHGNMKGRHQRYAYTFLGIINASIQAYFSGLIKLNDRDVYDTCHQFMHGIFS; translated from the coding sequence CCGCAAGGAAGGCTACGATGCTACCGGCGTGCAAAAAATCGCCGACGCCGCAGGTGTAGGCAAGCCCACGCTGTACCATTACTTCGGAAACAAGCGGGGCCTTCTGAACGCCCTCCTCAGTACCCATCTGGAAATTTTCTGGAAGGATTTCGAGACCGCCGCCGATTACAATCACGATGTGGTCAAGACCTTGGAATCCGTTGCCCGCGTCTATTTTGAATTCGCCAAGAAGGACCCGGAATTTTACGCCTGGTTCTTGTGCATGAGCAACACCCCTACCGAAGGTGACATCCACGACGAAGTCCTCCCCCTCTGTGAAAAACAGTGGACTGCGCTCTCAGAACTTTTCCTTGCCGCAAGCAAAGATCACGGCAACATGAAGGGTCGCCATCAGCGTTACGCCTACACATTCCTCGGCATCATCAACGCCAGCATCCAGGCCTATTTCAGCGGCCTTATAAAACTAAATGACAGGGACGTTTACGACACCTGTCATCAGTTTATGCACGGAATTTTCTCGTAG